One part of the Roseomonas gilardii genome encodes these proteins:
- a CDS encoding metallophosphoesterase: MTNIRSQFEGLRVIGDVHGDADAYAAAVEGARAERLFIIQLGDLTDGGSDSPEVLRRTFDLLDARAGIFLLGNHDHKLRRALSGARLHIDANGLGNTLQQIEQAPDRDTLRDRIMAEVARAPAWLRIDQRVFVHGGFHPRMLHLPPPPEAGANRPEGLVPRALFGQVTSRMRPDGFPERLHDWVDRIPQGFTIYCGHEVRSSDGRPLTHIGAQGGAAVFMDTGAGKGGHLSWVDLPW; this comes from the coding sequence ATGACGAATATCCGCTCCCAGTTCGAGGGGTTGCGCGTGATCGGCGACGTGCATGGCGACGCCGATGCCTATGCGGCGGCAGTGGAGGGGGCGCGCGCGGAGCGGCTCTTCATCATCCAGCTCGGGGACCTGACCGATGGCGGCTCGGATTCCCCCGAGGTGCTGCGGCGGACCTTCGACCTGCTGGATGCGCGGGCGGGGATCTTCCTGCTGGGCAACCACGACCACAAGCTGCGCCGCGCCCTGAGCGGCGCGCGCCTGCATATCGACGCCAACGGGCTCGGCAACACCTTGCAGCAGATCGAGCAGGCCCCCGACCGGGACACCCTGCGCGACCGCATCATGGCCGAGGTGGCGCGCGCCCCGGCCTGGCTGCGGATCGACCAGCGTGTCTTCGTGCATGGCGGCTTCCACCCACGCATGCTGCACCTGCCCCCTCCCCCCGAAGCCGGCGCCAACCGCCCCGAAGGACTGGTGCCGCGCGCCCTGTTCGGGCAGGTGACCAGCCGCATGCGGCCGGACGGCTTCCCGGAGCGGCTGCACGACTGGGTGGACCGCATCCCGCAGGGCTTCACCATCTATTGCGGCCATGAGGTCCGTTCCTCGGACGGAAGGCCGCTGACCCATATCGGGGCCCAGGGCGGGGCGGCCGTCTTCATGGATACGGGGGCCGGCAAGGGCGGCCACCTGTCCTGGGTGGACCTGCCCTGGTAG
- the pdeM gene encoding ligase-associated DNA damage response endonuclease PdeM — protein sequence MIPAPLHLAGERLLLDPQGVLAWPACRLLAVADLHLEKGSHFARRGCLVPPYDTRETVMRLISALRRHSPRRLVLLGDSFHDAEGSTRLPPSELALLRRALDGLEVVWVLGNHDPVPPEGLPGEAQESWAEGPFLFRHQADPALPRTGPVEISGHFHPKATMPTRAGGVTRPCFVADPRRVILPSFGAYTGGLDLRDPALAGLFRRGGRAFLLGRDRLFSMPVTSHGAAERVAPPEKRLISAP from the coding sequence ATGATCCCGGCCCCGCTTCACCTGGCCGGCGAGCGCCTGCTGCTGGACCCGCAGGGCGTTCTGGCTTGGCCGGCATGCCGCCTTCTGGCCGTGGCCGACCTGCATCTGGAGAAAGGCAGCCACTTCGCCCGGCGCGGCTGCCTCGTGCCGCCCTACGACACGCGCGAAACGGTGATGCGCCTGATCTCGGCCCTGCGGCGGCACAGTCCCCGGCGCCTCGTGCTGCTGGGCGATTCCTTTCACGACGCGGAGGGCTCCACGCGCCTCCCTCCCTCGGAACTGGCGCTGCTGCGGCGGGCGCTGGACGGGCTGGAGGTGGTCTGGGTCCTGGGCAACCACGATCCGGTGCCGCCGGAAGGACTGCCGGGCGAGGCGCAGGAAAGCTGGGCGGAAGGCCCCTTCCTGTTCCGCCACCAGGCCGACCCGGCCCTGCCCCGCACCGGGCCCGTGGAGATCAGCGGGCATTTCCATCCCAAGGCCACCATGCCCACCCGGGCGGGCGGCGTGACGCGCCCCTGCTTCGTGGCCGATCCGCGCCGGGTCATCCTGCCTTCCTTCGGCGCCTATACCGGGGGGCTGGACCTGCGCGACCCGGCCCTCGCCGGTCTGTTCCGGCGTGGCGGCCGGGCCTTCCTGCTGGGGCGCGACCGCCTGTTCAGCATGCCGGTCACGTCGCATGGCGCGGCGGAACGGGTGGCGCCGCCGGAAAAGCGCCTCATATCAGCACCATGA